Proteins found in one Penaeus vannamei isolate JL-2024 chromosome 43, ASM4276789v1, whole genome shotgun sequence genomic segment:
- the LOC138860729 gene encoding uncharacterized protein — MEKAETLALHFAEKMTVLARESPAPILLQRTRKKLNFLNIQVSNVQRILEKLNANKATGPVGVSTHLRTCAAEIASPRTPILTECFSKTSRPSIWKSTKIVPVHKKDSTSKPNNYRPIPLLLAIENVFERDNRSRRVVQWIRHQGHYQVIALGISGAFNTQIPEAAAYADDLAIHLSFSKDNANTSGSRLQRIIDIVSNWGSCWKINFAAEKSQSLIISRSRDRITRNKALFMQERLLQEILHLLSPEGALQLYKSQVRSALEYSSLAWNGAAQTHLSLLDKIQDRAVTLMGRTANVADINVDDLQRRRDVAGLTVLYKAQHLDVPHLAPLKQQPRRSARRTRATQQIPAALSPPTASTSHFQRHFICRYVNLWNDINSDNDIPFSYSIQTFKNFEYVFTRNSQIYQYKRALQELLGSTLS; from the exons AATGACAGTTCTGGCCCGTGAAAGTCCCGCTCCCATTCTACTGCAACGAACCAGAAAGAAGCTGAATTTCTTGAACATCCAAGTTTCAAATGTTCAGCGTATTCTGGAAAAACTTAATGCGAATAAAGCCACTGGTCCAGTCGGAGTTAGCACACATCTCCGTACATGTGCTGCTGAAATAGCCTCTCCTCGAACACCCATCTTGACAGAGTGCTTCTCAAAGACAAGCCGGCCTTCTATTTGGAAATCCACGAAGATTGTACCAGTCCACAAAAAGGATTCCACATCGAAACCAAATAATTATCGACCAATTCCTCTTTTGCTAGCCATTGAAAATGTCTTTGAAAGAGATAATCGTTCAAGAAGAGTTGT ACAGTGGATACGACACCAGGGTCATTATCAGGTCATTGCACTGGGCATATCAGGTGCATTTAACACC CAAATCCCAGAGGCAGCGGCGTATGCAGATGACCTCGCTATTCACCTGAGCTTCTCCAAAGACAACGCCAACACAAGCGGCTCAAGACTCCAgagaattattgatattgtatcaAACTGGGGTTCCTGTTGGAAGATAAACTTTGCTGCTGAGAAAAGCCAGTCCCTCATTATATCAAGAAGCAGGGACCGCATCACAAGAAACAAGGCTCTCTTCATGCAAGAACGCCTTTTACAAGA GATTCTCCATCTCCTATCTCCAGAAGGTGCTCTACAGCTCTACAAGTCACAAGTTCGTTCAGCACTGGAATATTCCTCCCTGGCATGGAACGGAGCAGCTCAAACGCATCTCAGTCTCCTGGACAAAATTCAAGACAGAGCTGTCACACTCATGGGTAGAACTGCTAATGTAGCTGACATAAATGTTGACGATCTTCAGCGTCGGAGAGATGTAGCAGGACTTACGGTCCTGTATAAGGCCCAGCACTTAGACGTCCCTCATCTGGCGCCACTCAAACAGCAGCCACGACGAAGCGCCCGTCGGACAAGGGCAACGCAGCAGATCCCAGCTGCCCTCAGCCCGCCCACGGCGAGCACGTCTCATTTCCAGAGACATTTTATTTGTAGGTATGTAAATTTGTGGAATGATATAAACAGCGACAATGATATTCCATTTTCATATTCTATCCAGACTTTCAAAAATTTT